The stretch of DNA TAATGgtgagctctctctctctctatatataacaCCAAATAGGCAATAGACAATGGTGCATGTAATTAAGTAACACACACACTCACTAATACTTGATCACCACCAACAAATAATAGCCATTATATATCTCTCCTACTATTTAATCCATCCATCCTTGGATGTTCTGCAGCACCATGGATTTGGAGTGCTGCAGCTACTACCTGCAGCTGCCATTGCTGACCTGCTGCCTCTTCTTGCTCTACTCCATCTTCAACGTGTTTGCGGCTGCTCGCTCCTGCGGCTCCGGCGATGATCAGCTCGCTCCGAGGAGCTACCCCGTGGTCGGCTGCCTGGTGGACTTCTACCGCAACCGGCGCCGGCTGCTGGGCTGGTACACGGCGCTGctcgcggcgtcgccgtcgcagaCGATCGTCGTGGACCGGCTCGGCGCGCGCCGCACCGTGGTGACGGCGAACCCGGCGAACGTGGAGCACGTGCTGAAGGGGAACTTCGGGAACTACCCCAAGGGGAAGCCGTTCACGGAGGTGCTCGGCGACCTGCTCGGCGGCGGGATATTCAACGTCGACGGGGAGATGTGGTACCGGCAGAGGAAGATGGTGAGCCACGAGTTCAGCGCCCGCGTGCTGAGGGAGACGGTGGGTGCCGcgctggagcgggaggcgcGCGCACGGCTCGTGCCGGCgctggacgcggcggcggcggggggaggcggtggcggcggggtggTCGACATGCAGGAGCTGCTCAGGCAGTTCTCGTTCAACGTCATATGCAGGGTGGCgctcggcgccgacgacgatggAGGCGGCGTCGAGATGGCGATGGCATTGCCGCTGTcgaggctggcggcggcgttcgATACCGCCGCGGCGATCAGCGCCAGGCGTGGCGCGGAGCCGGTGGCCGCCGCGTGGAAGGTGAAGCGCGCGCTCGGCGTCGGCTCGGAGCGGCTGCTCCGGGAGGAGGTGAAGGTGATACGCGACGCCATCATGGGGTTCGTCCGTGGAAGAAGCAGCAACCGCCGGCGGAAGCAGCCGTTGCAGGCGCAGGCCCGCGGCCGCGACGACCTGCTGTCGCGGATGGCCGCGGCGGGGTACCCCGACGAGGCGATCTGCGACGCGGTGGTCAGCTTCATCATGGCCGGGCGCGATACGACCTCGTCGGCGCTGACGTGGTTCTTCTGGCTCATGACGCGCCACCGCGACGTCGAGCAGGAGGTGCTGGACGAGGTGGACGCGTGCATGGGCAAGGAcagcggccgcggcgacgtcgtcggcgtcgaccTCGAGGGCTCCCGCGGGGCGCGCGTGCTCCACGCCGCGCTCTGCGAGACGATGCGGCTGTACCCGCCGGTGGCGTGGGACTCGAAGcacgcggcggaggacgacgtGCTCCCGGACGGCACGCGCGTGGGGCGCGGCGACCGCGTCACCTACTTCCCCTACGGGATGGGCCGGATGGAATCCATCTGGGGacccgacgccggcgagttCAGGCCGCGGAGGTGGCTGGCGCTGCCCCGCGACGGCGTGTCGCCCTTCAAGTACCCGGTGTTCCAGGGCGGCCCCCGGACGTGCCTGGGCAAGGAGATGGCGTTCGTGCAGATGAAGTTCGTGGCCAGCGCCGTGCTCCGGCGGTTCGAGCTGCGGCCCGTGGCGGAGGGCTCGCCGGTGTTCGTGCCGCTGCTCACCGCGCACATGGCCGGCGGCCTCAAGGTGACGGTCACGAGGAGGAGGCATCGTCAGCAAAATGGCACGTGCGAGAGATGAAGGCATCATATCTATGGGGAAGCCGATTAGTTCATACATAATCCATACTATATTGTATATGTACAATCCattatattatgtatatatacctttggtaattttttaaatgaatagATATATGCATTATactgatttatttaaaaatatattactagtttttattgtttgaagtcctgaatatatattttttgtccGCCcagtgatcaaatatttgaaaattttaattccatcaatcaaattCATTCACTACCGTCGGATgataatctaaatatatagacGCAAGTCAAAAAATCCCATACATGTCCTCTCCCCAGCCCCATGCATTACGAACATGttggacaaaagaaaaaaaaatcaagcatttaaaatagcaaaagtgttCTTTTTATCAGTATTAAGTTGGGGTGGGATGGATCAGAGGAGCGGATGAGAGGAAGGAGATTATTGAGCTAAATAACAAATTCTAGGAGGATATTCTAGCTAGCGCCTAGCGatgaaaaatggtaaaatattgTGTAATTAGATGTGGTAATATGCCAAGACCCTTGAAtcattaaaaagttttagctCAAAATTCTATACAATTTTAGCCCTCCTTATTTTAAAGAGAAACCTAAAATTTTGCTGGCAAAAAAGTTAGGTTAATTTCCAACCCTAAGTGTAATAGATGTCATTGATGATTTCGCTAGATAGATGGACGGGCCTAATGTAGCACGATTAAAGTCAGGTGAGTCCGATGGTCAGTGTTTTGAATACCTATAGCTAAATTGTTTATATGAAGAAAAAGCTCACCATGGTTTAAGCATGATCAGTACACTACAATACTGATGACTCAATTTTATAGATCCGCCGCTAgatcaacaaaaagaaaagtcgCTTATTACCAGGGGTGATATATTGTGTACTTctgcaaaattttatcatactcctaaattttatatggttTTGTGTACATCCTTTTTTTCTAAGTTGGAACACTTTTATCTTCGTTTGCTAGTGCTCATCTAGATTTTTATTCCATTTTTCTGATACATACATGTCATGACGAGGGGGTTGGTAATAGTTCTTCAGTTATTCAGAAGGTCTATCATCATCCTATTTAGTGTTCAACGAGTG from Oryza brachyantha chromosome 12, ObraRS2, whole genome shotgun sequence encodes:
- the LOC102715166 gene encoding cytochrome P450 94B3-like encodes the protein MDLECCSYYLQLPLLTCCLFLLYSIFNVFAAARSCGSGDDQLAPRSYPVVGCLVDFYRNRRRLLGWYTALLAASPSQTIVVDRLGARRTVVTANPANVEHVLKGNFGNYPKGKPFTEVLGDLLGGGIFNVDGEMWYRQRKMVSHEFSARVLRETVGAALEREARARLVPALDAAAAGGGGGGGVVDMQELLRQFSFNVICRVALGADDDGGGVEMAMALPLSRLAAAFDTAAAISARRGAEPVAAAWKVKRALGVGSERLLREEVKVIRDAIMGFVRGRSSNRRRKQPLQAQARGRDDLLSRMAAAGYPDEAICDAVVSFIMAGRDTTSSALTWFFWLMTRHRDVEQEVLDEVDACMGKDSGRGDVVGVDLEGSRGARVLHAALCETMRLYPPVAWDSKHAAEDDVLPDGTRVGRGDRVTYFPYGMGRMESIWGPDAGEFRPRRWLALPRDGVSPFKYPVFQGGPRTCLGKEMAFVQMKFVASAVLRRFELRPVAEGSPVFVPLLTAHMAGGLKVTVTRRRHRQQNGTCER